From Gordonia crocea, the proteins below share one genomic window:
- a CDS encoding glycerol-3-phosphate dehydrogenase/oxidase, whose protein sequence is MTVLNAARRAADLAELTARAEPVDVLVVGGGVTGVGAALDAATRGLSVVLVEAHDLAFGTSRWSSKLVHGGLRYLASGDIGIARESAAERHHLITTIAPHLIRPVRQVVPDYGGIGTGVLVRAGFLAGDVLRRMARTPADVLPGPKRLSALETIAACPTVRRHGLRGAASTTDGQLIDDARLVTAIARTAAGYGAQILTRTRVLRADGTGAVVRDEVAGREFPIAARSVINATGVWAADLDPTLSIKPSRGTHLVFDAAAFGNPTGALTVQVPGSTSRFVFALPEQLGRIYLGLTDVAAPGPIPDEPVPDDDEIDFLLNTVNTVLAVPVGRDDIRGAFSGLRPLIDVPGGDGDSLADVSRRHDVRVTDGSMVSVIGGKLTTYRQMAQDAVDAAVASAGLTASGCVTTSIPLVGATPAEVPAGLSNSLVARFGSEAVRVVEEATLAQPLAPIAEGIDVTRAEVEFAFTHEGALTVDDVLDRRTRIGLVPSDAAKSRAAVEQIAAGVLG, encoded by the coding sequence ATGACCGTACTGAACGCCGCCCGCCGTGCCGCCGATCTCGCCGAGCTGACCGCGCGCGCCGAGCCGGTCGATGTCCTCGTCGTCGGCGGCGGGGTGACCGGTGTCGGCGCCGCCCTCGACGCCGCGACGCGCGGACTCTCGGTGGTCCTCGTCGAGGCCCACGACCTGGCTTTCGGGACGTCGCGGTGGAGCAGCAAACTCGTCCACGGCGGACTGCGCTACCTCGCCTCGGGCGACATCGGGATCGCGCGGGAGAGTGCCGCCGAGCGCCACCACCTCATCACCACGATCGCCCCACACCTCATCCGGCCGGTCCGCCAGGTGGTGCCCGACTACGGGGGCATCGGGACCGGCGTCTTGGTGCGCGCGGGTTTCCTGGCCGGCGACGTGCTGCGCCGCATGGCGCGGACCCCCGCCGACGTCTTGCCCGGACCGAAGCGCCTGTCGGCGCTGGAGACCATCGCCGCCTGTCCGACGGTGCGCCGGCACGGCCTGCGCGGTGCCGCGTCGACCACCGACGGGCAGCTGATCGACGACGCGCGACTGGTCACCGCGATCGCCCGCACCGCCGCCGGCTACGGCGCCCAGATCCTCACCCGCACCCGCGTGCTGCGGGCCGACGGCACCGGTGCCGTCGTGCGCGACGAGGTGGCCGGCCGGGAGTTCCCGATCGCCGCGCGATCGGTCATCAACGCCACCGGAGTCTGGGCGGCCGACCTCGACCCGACGCTGAGCATCAAGCCCAGCCGCGGCACCCACCTGGTCTTCGACGCGGCGGCCTTCGGCAACCCGACCGGTGCGCTCACCGTCCAGGTCCCCGGGTCGACGAGCCGATTCGTCTTCGCCCTTCCCGAGCAGCTCGGCCGCATCTACCTCGGATTGACCGATGTCGCGGCCCCCGGCCCCATCCCCGACGAGCCGGTGCCCGACGACGACGAGATCGACTTCTTGCTCAACACCGTGAACACGGTGCTGGCGGTACCGGTCGGGCGGGACGACATCCGCGGCGCGTTCTCCGGGCTACGCCCGCTCATCGATGTGCCGGGCGGAGACGGCGACTCTCTCGCCGATGTCTCCCGCCGCCACGACGTCCGCGTCACCGACGGGTCGATGGTCTCGGTCATCGGCGGCAAGCTCACCACCTACCGGCAGATGGCCCAGGACGCCGTCGACGCCGCGGTCGCCTCCGCCGGCCTGACGGCCTCGGGCTGTGTGACGACGTCAATCCCCCTCGTCGGGGCGACGCCCGCCGAAGTACCTGCCGGACTGTCGAATTCGCTCGTCGCGCGGTTCGGGTCCGAAGCCGTCCGGGTCGTCGAGGAGGCGACCCTCGCGCAGCCGTTGGCGCCGATCGCCGAGGGCATCGACGTCACCCGGGCCGAGGTCGAGTTCGCGTTCACCCACGAGGGCGCTCTCACCGTCGACGACGTCCTCGACCGGCGGACCCGGATCGGCCTGGTCCCGAGCGATGCGGCGAAGTCCCGCGCCGCCGTCGAGCAGATTGCCGCCGGCGTCCTGGGGTAA
- a CDS encoding pullulanase, with product MSWISVEPFGAALRPRIMDPPLIAHSFGTGAGPTHTWYAPADADLNGDGRAESVSLDFDGDGLADDAMIDSDGDGVADLVGLDLDDDGVPETFYSDDGSGVWGVRTASPFARAPSTSSGQPPTGPPRPGRQPVDTDGDGKADATLVTRGSSRELRLDTDGDGQWDLALVDDDGDGVVDRVARRDP from the coding sequence GTGAGCTGGATCTCAGTGGAACCGTTCGGCGCCGCGCTGCGTCCAAGGATCATGGACCCACCGCTGATCGCGCACTCCTTCGGTACCGGCGCGGGGCCGACCCACACCTGGTACGCGCCCGCCGATGCCGATCTCAACGGTGACGGGCGGGCCGAGTCGGTGTCTCTCGACTTCGACGGCGACGGTTTGGCCGACGACGCGATGATCGACAGCGATGGCGACGGAGTGGCCGACCTCGTGGGGCTCGACCTCGACGACGACGGGGTCCCCGAGACCTTCTATTCCGACGACGGCAGCGGCGTCTGGGGCGTGCGGACCGCGTCCCCCTTTGCCCGCGCGCCGTCCACGTCGTCGGGGCAGCCGCCGACCGGACCACCGCGTCCCGGCCGGCAACCCGTCGACACCGACGGCGACGGCAAGGCCGACGCCACGCTCGTCACCCGCGGTTCCTCCCGGGAGTTGCGGCTCGACACCGACGGGGACGGGCAGTGGGATCTCGCCCTCGTCGACGATGACGGCGACGGGGTGGTCGACCGGGTGGCCCGCCGGGACCCGTGA
- a CDS encoding CCA tRNA nucleotidyltransferase: MTESDLRRARLLAAAAVALRDLGDVLNPLGQRFADAGHELFLVGGSVRDAVLGRLGNDLDFTTDARPEAIAAILEEWADTVWDTGIAYGTVSARKGSHLVEITTYRSDSYDQVSRNPEVTFGDSLDGDLVRRDFTINAMAVAITGAGAADFHDPLDGMSDLLAGVIDTPAAPEQSFGDDPLRMLRAVRFVGQLGFSLAPRTFEAITEMADEINRITAERVRVELDKMICGEHALEAVDLLVETGLADRIIPEVPGMKLTIDEHHQHKDVYAHSLTVLQQAIDLETGDPDPVLRWAALLHDIGKPDTRRHEAGGGVSFHHHEVVGAKMARKRLRALKYPKAMVDDISQLVFLHLRFHGYGDGKWTDSAVRRYVTDAGPLLDRLHKLVRADCTTRNKRRARRLQENYDDLERRITEIAAAEDLQRVRPDLDGNAIMELLDIPPGPLVGQAWKHLKEVRLDRGPLDRDEAEAELRRWWAKRNQAD, translated from the coding sequence GTGACTGAGTCCGATTTGCGGCGCGCGCGCCTGCTGGCCGCGGCAGCGGTGGCGCTGCGCGACCTCGGCGATGTGCTGAATCCGCTGGGACAGCGTTTCGCCGACGCGGGCCACGAGTTGTTCCTCGTCGGCGGGTCGGTCCGCGATGCGGTCCTCGGCCGGCTCGGCAACGATCTCGACTTCACCACCGACGCCCGACCCGAGGCCATCGCGGCCATCCTGGAGGAGTGGGCCGACACCGTGTGGGACACCGGGATCGCCTACGGGACGGTGAGCGCGCGCAAGGGTTCGCACCTCGTCGAGATCACCACCTATCGCAGCGACTCCTACGACCAGGTGAGCCGCAACCCGGAGGTCACCTTCGGCGACAGCCTCGACGGCGATCTGGTGCGGCGCGACTTCACCATCAACGCGATGGCGGTGGCCATCACCGGCGCCGGTGCGGCGGACTTCCACGATCCGCTCGACGGGATGTCGGACCTGCTGGCCGGTGTGATCGACACCCCGGCTGCGCCGGAGCAGTCCTTCGGCGACGATCCGTTGCGGATGCTGCGGGCGGTCCGGTTCGTCGGGCAGCTCGGGTTCTCGCTGGCGCCGCGCACGTTCGAGGCGATCACCGAGATGGCCGACGAGATCAACCGGATCACCGCCGAGCGGGTCCGCGTCGAACTGGACAAGATGATCTGCGGCGAGCATGCGCTCGAGGCCGTCGACCTGTTGGTCGAGACCGGGTTGGCCGACCGCATCATCCCGGAAGTTCCCGGGATGAAGCTGACCATCGACGAGCACCACCAGCACAAGGATGTGTACGCGCACTCGTTGACCGTGCTCCAACAGGCGATCGACCTGGAGACCGGTGATCCCGATCCGGTGCTCCGCTGGGCGGCGCTGCTGCACGACATCGGTAAGCCGGACACCCGGCGCCACGAAGCCGGCGGCGGCGTGAGCTTCCACCACCACGAGGTGGTCGGCGCGAAGATGGCGCGCAAGCGCCTGCGCGCGCTGAAGTATCCGAAGGCGATGGTCGACGATATTTCGCAGTTGGTGTTCTTGCACCTGCGATTCCACGGCTACGGCGACGGCAAATGGACCGATTCGGCGGTGCGCCGCTACGTCACCGACGCCGGTCCGTTGTTGGACCGGCTGCACAAGCTGGTGCGCGCGGACTGCACCACGCGCAACAAGCGGCGCGCGCGCCGACTGCAGGAGAACTACGACGACCTCGAGCGGCGGATCACCGAGATCGCTGCGGCCGAGGACCTCCAACGCGTCCGCCCCGATCTGGACGGCAACGCGATCATGGAACTGCTCGACATCCCGCCCGGGCCGTTGGTCGGCCAGGCCTGGAAGCACCTCAAAGAGGTGCGCCTGGACCGCGGACCGCTCGACCGCGACGAGGCCGAGGCCGAACTGCGCCGGTGGTGGGCGAAGCGCAACCAGGCGGACTAG
- a CDS encoding aminotransferase class V-fold PLP-dependent enzyme, whose translation MFLSDLGSDWHAARIEPGIVHLDSASAGRSSNAVIEAITAHLWEESKHGSYVAMDAATAALAQGSRELAALIGHSADEVVYRDTARAALRALLGVANLPLAATIWVAKNEFGPNLVEFERRGYAVHTLPQADVYGHVDTDALENMLQFEQPDFIHICHIGSAVGIVQPVAEIVRIAHAANVPVVVDMAQSVGHVSTTTGADVVYGTSRKWLTGPRGVGFVAVRPDSRLPVDTEALAAGTTGGFIAGRLGLGAAVDELITLGPDRVFDELAGIGRAVRERLTGIASWEVVEPVDERSALITLAPPPGFQSADVVGVAEHLRQVGLLVTPAVAERTPLMLDTAVLRLSPHLDATREDIDRLAAELRTTGY comes from the coding sequence ATGTTCCTCAGCGATCTAGGGTCCGATTGGCACGCCGCTCGCATCGAGCCCGGCATCGTTCACCTCGATTCTGCGTCGGCGGGACGCTCGTCGAACGCGGTGATCGAGGCGATCACCGCGCACCTGTGGGAGGAGTCCAAGCACGGCTCCTACGTCGCGATGGATGCGGCGACGGCGGCGCTGGCGCAGGGGTCGCGCGAGCTTGCCGCCCTGATCGGGCACAGCGCCGACGAAGTGGTGTACCGGGACACCGCCCGCGCCGCCCTTCGGGCGCTGCTGGGCGTGGCCAACCTGCCCCTGGCCGCCACGATCTGGGTCGCGAAGAACGAGTTCGGCCCCAACCTCGTCGAGTTCGAGCGCCGCGGGTACGCGGTCCACACCCTCCCCCAGGCCGACGTTTACGGCCACGTCGATACCGACGCGCTGGAGAACATGCTGCAGTTCGAGCAGCCGGACTTCATCCACATCTGCCACATCGGATCAGCCGTCGGGATCGTGCAGCCGGTCGCCGAGATCGTGCGGATCGCGCACGCGGCGAACGTGCCCGTCGTCGTCGACATGGCGCAGTCGGTGGGTCACGTGTCGACCACCACCGGGGCCGACGTCGTCTACGGCACCAGCCGCAAATGGCTGACCGGCCCGCGCGGCGTCGGCTTCGTCGCGGTGCGGCCCGACTCGCGCCTGCCCGTCGACACCGAGGCGCTGGCGGCCGGGACCACCGGCGGGTTCATCGCCGGTCGGCTGGGGCTGGGAGCGGCGGTCGACGAGCTGATCACCCTGGGCCCGGACCGGGTCTTCGACGAGTTGGCCGGTATCGGCCGTGCGGTTCGCGAACGGCTGACCGGCATCGCGAGCTGGGAGGTCGTGGAACCGGTCGACGAGCGGTCCGCGCTGATCACGCTGGCTCCCCCGCCCGGATTCCAGAGCGCCGACGTGGTCGGCGTCGCCGAGCACCTGCGCCAGGTCGGGCTCCTGGTCACCCCGGCGGTGGCCGAACGGACCCCGCTGATGCTCGACACCGCCGTGTTGCGGCTCAGCCCGCACCTGGACGCGACGCGCGAGGACATCGACCGGCTGGCCGCGGAGTTGCGGACCACCGGCTACTGA
- a CDS encoding MFS transporter, with protein sequence MRTRLLMTRMAGQAADGVFQAVLFAAIAFNPERQASPLLMAASLAVLFGPYSLVGPLVGTLLDRWDRRLVLLWANVFRALLIVVTAGLLAASLPEPAVLGSALLVMGASRFVASGLSASLPHVTDRDSLVTVNAVFTTLGGFAAIAGLGLAAAVRAAVGGDDAGAAQTMLVGTALALIAAAIAAGFPVRSLGPDAARSPTAAGHRRRRALQLIAATPSVAVVFRAISAHRWAFGMNSLFLLVLANHAGVTTGLQRFLLLVGATAVGAVLAAVTTPVLAHRIGRPQTLATALAVAVAGQVLLLRFDPALSIGAATILGWAGQSVKLCGDVAMQTDIPDESRGEVFAVQDAVFNVAFIVGAAIAAITVPDDGKAVAVVLIGVVLYAAALADALVHRARQ encoded by the coding sequence GTGAGAACGCGGCTGCTGATGACGCGCATGGCCGGTCAGGCGGCCGACGGAGTCTTCCAGGCAGTGCTGTTCGCCGCGATCGCCTTCAACCCCGAACGCCAGGCCTCGCCGTTGCTCATGGCGGCGAGCCTCGCGGTGCTGTTCGGTCCCTATTCGCTCGTCGGCCCGCTCGTCGGGACACTCCTCGACCGGTGGGACCGCCGGTTGGTCCTGTTGTGGGCCAACGTCTTCCGCGCGCTGTTGATCGTCGTGACCGCCGGATTGCTGGCCGCCTCGCTCCCCGAGCCGGCCGTCCTCGGCAGCGCCCTGCTGGTGATGGGTGCCAGTCGTTTCGTCGCATCGGGACTGTCCGCGTCGCTTCCCCACGTCACCGACCGCGACTCCCTGGTCACCGTCAACGCCGTGTTCACAACGCTCGGCGGCTTCGCGGCCATCGCCGGGCTCGGCCTGGCCGCGGCGGTCCGCGCGGCCGTCGGCGGCGACGACGCCGGGGCGGCCCAGACCATGCTCGTCGGCACGGCTCTCGCGCTGATCGCCGCCGCCATCGCCGCCGGCTTCCCGGTCCGGTCCCTCGGCCCCGACGCCGCAAGGTCGCCGACCGCCGCCGGCCACCGTCGTCGACGGGCGCTGCAGTTGATCGCCGCCACCCCCTCGGTGGCCGTCGTCTTCCGGGCCATCAGCGCGCACCGCTGGGCTTTCGGAATGAACTCGTTGTTCCTGCTCGTGCTGGCCAACCACGCCGGCGTCACCACCGGTCTGCAGCGGTTCCTCCTGCTGGTCGGGGCGACGGCCGTCGGAGCCGTCCTCGCCGCGGTGACCACACCGGTCCTGGCGCACCGAATCGGCCGACCGCAAACGCTGGCGACAGCACTGGCCGTCGCCGTGGCCGGGCAGGTGCTGCTCCTGCGTTTCGACCCCGCGCTGTCGATCGGCGCGGCGACCATCCTCGGCTGGGCCGGGCAGAGCGTGAAGTTGTGCGGCGACGTCGCCATGCAGACCGACATCCCCGACGAGTCGCGCGGCGAGGTCTTCGCCGTCCAGGACGCCGTCTTCAATGTGGCCTTCATCGTGGGCGCGGCGATCGCGGCGATCACGGTTCCCGACGACGGGAAGGCGGTGGCGGTGGTGCTGATCGGCGTGGTGCTGTACGCGGCGGCCCTCGCCGACGCGCTGGTGCACCGGGCCCGTCAGTAG
- a CDS encoding TetR/AcrR family transcriptional regulator: protein MSIRNADSTDPPVDTAAGPGDELGTRVLDAAREEILRQRGRKVSLADVARVAGVSRPTVYRRWPDLDAVVRDLCSREINRIVAAVGATTPLRTRTGFAAAIDQIVRVAGAIRDDELFAELWRGQPEFLQPYVFDRLGSSQRSLLRLIATRIEQGQTDGWVREGDPEKLAAMVLLITQSAVQSRAVVEPILGEDWSTELHRALASYLELPGKE, encoded by the coding sequence ATGTCAATTCGTAATGCAGATTCGACGGATCCGCCGGTCGACACCGCCGCCGGGCCCGGGGACGAGCTGGGGACCCGGGTTCTCGATGCCGCGCGCGAGGAGATCCTGCGCCAACGCGGCCGTAAGGTCAGCCTCGCCGACGTGGCACGGGTGGCCGGGGTCAGCCGCCCGACGGTCTACCGCCGCTGGCCCGACCTCGACGCGGTGGTCCGCGACCTGTGCAGCCGCGAGATCAACCGGATCGTCGCCGCGGTCGGGGCGACCACGCCGCTGCGGACCCGTACCGGTTTCGCGGCCGCAATCGACCAGATCGTCCGGGTGGCCGGCGCGATCCGCGACGACGAGCTGTTCGCCGAACTGTGGCGCGGCCAGCCGGAATTCCTGCAGCCCTACGTCTTCGACCGGCTCGGTTCGAGCCAGCGCAGCCTGCTCCGGCTCATCGCGACGAGGATCGAACAGGGCCAGACCGACGGGTGGGTGCGCGAGGGTGACCCGGAGAAACTCGCCGCCATGGTCTTGTTGATCACCCAGTCGGCGGTGCAGTCGCGCGCCGTCGTCGAACCCATCCTCGGCGAGGACTGGTCCACCGAGCTGCACCGCGCGCTCGCCAGCTATCTTGAGCTACCCGGCAAGGAGTGA
- a CDS encoding FAD-binding oxidoreductase, with product MRWDAWGDPELAAPLSEGTATLIRGMLGVSGEVTLPTIDPATVAVSPSRLSVDDLAGLRAIVGADWVSAADADRLVRAGGKSTPDLLRRRRAEQDAPDAVVVPGTDDEVAALLAWCGENRVAVVPFGGGTSVVGGVDPTAEQFRAAISVDLRRMDALIDLDEVSQIATLGAGVTGPEAERLLGDRGFSLGHFPQSFRYGSIGGFSVTRSSGQASAGYGRFDDMVQAITLVTPRGILRAGRSPKNAVGPDLRQLILGSEGAFGIVTSVSVRVHRVPAATEYEGWRFDTFAHAAAAFRAVAQEGVMPTVMRVSDEIETALNLARPTEIGESDDDLPDKQVPGGCLAITTFEGSPTAVAARAGVVREIFTAAGGQSLGDGPAKTWEHGRFSGPYLRDALLDIGVGCETLETVTTWAKLEEVKAAVTAALAEALPEPVVVMCHISHTYATGASLYFTVVYRQGDDPLAQWQAAKQRVTGAIAAAGASITHHHAVGRDHRPWLAAEIGDLGVEVLGAVKHALDPLGVCNPGKLV from the coding sequence ATGCGTTGGGACGCCTGGGGCGACCCCGAACTCGCCGCTCCACTCTCGGAGGGGACCGCCACCCTGATCCGCGGCATGCTCGGCGTGTCCGGCGAGGTCACCCTCCCCACCATCGATCCCGCGACGGTGGCCGTCTCGCCCAGCCGGCTGTCCGTCGACGACCTCGCAGGGCTGCGGGCGATCGTCGGCGCCGACTGGGTATCGGCCGCCGACGCCGACCGCCTGGTCCGCGCGGGCGGCAAATCGACCCCGGACCTGCTGCGACGACGACGGGCCGAGCAGGACGCCCCCGATGCCGTCGTGGTTCCCGGCACCGACGACGAGGTCGCCGCACTGCTCGCCTGGTGCGGCGAGAACCGCGTCGCCGTCGTCCCGTTCGGCGGCGGCACCAGCGTCGTCGGCGGTGTCGACCCGACGGCCGAGCAGTTCCGCGCGGCGATCTCGGTCGACCTGCGCCGCATGGACGCACTGATCGACCTCGACGAGGTCTCCCAGATCGCCACCCTCGGCGCCGGGGTGACCGGACCGGAGGCGGAACGGCTCCTCGGCGATCGCGGCTTTTCCCTCGGCCACTTCCCGCAGAGCTTCCGCTACGGATCCATCGGCGGGTTTTCCGTCACCCGCTCGTCGGGACAGGCGTCGGCCGGGTACGGCCGCTTCGACGACATGGTCCAGGCGATCACCCTGGTCACCCCGCGCGGCATCCTGCGCGCCGGCCGCTCCCCCAAGAATGCCGTCGGTCCCGACCTGCGACAGCTGATCCTGGGTTCGGAGGGCGCCTTCGGCATCGTGACCTCGGTGTCGGTCCGGGTGCACCGGGTGCCGGCGGCCACCGAGTACGAAGGGTGGCGGTTCGACACCTTCGCCCATGCCGCCGCCGCCTTCCGGGCCGTCGCGCAGGAGGGGGTGATGCCGACGGTCATGCGCGTGTCCGACGAGATCGAAACCGCGCTGAACCTCGCCCGGCCCACCGAGATCGGCGAGTCCGACGACGACCTGCCCGACAAGCAGGTTCCCGGCGGCTGCCTGGCCATCACCACCTTCGAGGGTTCGCCGACCGCCGTCGCCGCCCGCGCCGGCGTGGTGCGCGAGATCTTCACCGCCGCCGGTGGGCAGTCGCTCGGCGACGGACCGGCGAAGACGTGGGAGCACGGGCGGTTTTCCGGACCGTACCTGCGCGACGCACTGCTCGACATCGGCGTCGGCTGCGAAACCCTCGAGACCGTCACGACCTGGGCCAAGCTCGAGGAGGTGAAGGCCGCGGTCACCGCGGCACTCGCCGAGGCCCTGCCCGAACCCGTCGTCGTGATGTGCCACATCTCGCACACCTACGCGACCGGGGCGTCGCTCTACTTCACCGTGGTCTACCGCCAGGGCGACGACCCCTTGGCCCAGTGGCAGGCGGCCAAGCAACGGGTCACCGGGGCGATCGCCGCGGCCGGGGCTTCGATCACCCACCACCACGCGGTCGGCCGCGACCACCGTCCGTGGCTGGCCGCCGAGATCGGTGACCTCGGCGTGGAGGTGTTGGGCGCGGTGAAACACGCGCTTGACCCGCTCGGGGTGTGCAATCCGGGCAAACTGGTGTGA
- a CDS encoding NUDIX hydrolase, giving the protein MGAEPTSAAASANKPTGTRTGSDQAKPGPKPGPRLVSAPESSEPQPPKPSDLASTRGSHASATAQPDAGQRKERGKARNRGPRLRTVRETSAGGLVVSDLSRPYDELSAALIGRVDRRGRMMWSLPKGHIETGETAEQTAIREVAEETGIHGSVVAPLGKIDYWFVSEGRRIHKTVHHYLLRSTGGELSDADYEVAEVAWVPLVELPKRLTYSDERRLARMAEGVIAELTADPGRLAQSEADSIRTEPNEYEKAAAARNQRRKDPPPPPPSARRRRRRGRRPAPPRD; this is encoded by the coding sequence ATGGGGGCCGAACCCACCTCGGCGGCGGCCTCCGCGAACAAACCGACGGGCACTCGCACCGGTTCTGACCAGGCGAAACCCGGACCCAAGCCCGGACCGCGCCTCGTCTCGGCACCCGAATCCAGCGAACCGCAGCCCCCGAAACCCTCCGATCTCGCCAGCACCCGCGGCTCCCACGCGTCGGCCACGGCCCAACCGGACGCCGGCCAGCGCAAGGAACGCGGGAAGGCCCGCAACCGCGGGCCCCGCCTGCGCACGGTCCGCGAGACCTCGGCCGGCGGTCTCGTCGTCAGTGACCTCTCCCGCCCCTACGACGAGCTGTCGGCCGCACTGATCGGCCGCGTCGACCGCCGGGGCCGGATGATGTGGTCGCTGCCGAAGGGTCACATCGAAACCGGGGAGACCGCCGAGCAGACCGCGATCCGCGAAGTCGCCGAGGAAACCGGCATCCACGGGTCGGTCGTCGCTCCGCTGGGCAAGATCGACTACTGGTTCGTCAGCGAGGGCCGCCGCATCCACAAGACGGTCCACCACTACCTCCTGCGCAGCACCGGCGGCGAGCTGTCCGACGCCGACTACGAGGTGGCCGAGGTGGCCTGGGTGCCGCTGGTCGAATTGCCCAAGCGGCTCACGTACTCTGACGAGCGACGATTGGCCCGGATGGCCGAGGGGGTCATCGCCGAGTTGACCGCTGATCCGGGCCGCCTCGCGCAAAGCGAAGCCGACAGCATCCGGACCGAGCCCAACGAGTATGAGAAAGCCGCAGCCGCACGCAACCAGCGCCGCAAGGACCCGCCGCCTCCGCCGCCGTCCGCGCGCAGGCGTCGCCGACGCGGCCGTCGGCCGGCGCCGCCCCGTGACTAG
- a CDS encoding YccF domain-containing protein yields MKTILNIIWLVLAGFWMAIGYAAAGVLCFILIITIPFGIASFRMANYALWPFGRTVERKPTAGTASLLGNIIWLLVAGIWLAIGHITTGLALCATIIGIPLGIASFKMVPLSLMPLGAEIVPTGSNREVIVRT; encoded by the coding sequence ATGAAGACGATTCTGAACATCATCTGGCTCGTGCTGGCCGGGTTCTGGATGGCCATCGGCTACGCGGCCGCCGGGGTGCTGTGTTTCATCCTCATCATCACCATCCCGTTCGGCATCGCGTCGTTCCGGATGGCCAATTACGCCCTGTGGCCGTTCGGCCGGACGGTCGAGCGCAAGCCCACCGCCGGGACGGCATCGCTGCTCGGCAACATCATCTGGTTGCTCGTGGCCGGGATCTGGCTGGCCATCGGACACATCACCACCGGTCTCGCCCTCTGCGCCACCATCATCGGCATCCCGCTGGGCATCGCCAGCTTCAAGATGGTGCCGCTGTCATTGATGCCGCTCGGTGCCGAGATCGTGCCCACCGGCTCGAACCGCGAGGTCATCGTTCGGACCTGA
- a CDS encoding diacylglycerol/lipid kinase family protein: MPTRTIAVLANPMARKGTGRQIAGEVDQLLRGHGVAARILVGADLADAERLAAQAVADDTVEALVAVGGDGSIRLALEAAAGSSTPVGIIPAGTANDLARTLGVPLRDLPAAVGIIVDGHTAPIDLGRARLAGADGDPAEALFVTVAATGFDADVTDRANHMRWPRGKARYLVAAVAEVARLAPRRFTVRVDGDTVVDGDVIFTAIGNTRSYGGGMLITPDADLHDGLLDATIATKVPGVGRMTLLRLLPTVFSGKHVEQEMVRTARGSRIEVDSTPPALVSVDGDIVGRLPATFETIPDAVRVLVPRTA; encoded by the coding sequence ATGCCCACCCGAACGATCGCCGTCCTGGCCAATCCGATGGCGCGCAAGGGGACCGGCCGACAGATCGCGGGTGAGGTCGACCAGCTGTTGCGCGGCCATGGCGTCGCTGCCCGGATCCTCGTCGGCGCCGACCTGGCCGACGCGGAGCGGCTGGCCGCGCAGGCGGTCGCCGATGACACCGTCGAGGCGCTCGTCGCCGTCGGCGGTGACGGCTCCATCCGGCTCGCCCTCGAGGCGGCCGCCGGATCGTCGACACCGGTCGGGATCATCCCCGCCGGCACCGCTAACGACCTGGCCCGCACCCTTGGCGTCCCGCTGCGGGACCTGCCCGCCGCCGTCGGCATCATCGTCGACGGCCACACCGCGCCCATCGACCTGGGCCGGGCCCGACTCGCCGGCGCCGACGGCGACCCCGCCGAGGCGCTGTTCGTCACCGTCGCCGCCACCGGATTCGACGCCGACGTGACCGATCGCGCCAACCACATGCGCTGGCCGCGCGGCAAAGCGCGCTACCTGGTCGCCGCCGTCGCGGAGGTCGCCCGACTGGCGCCGCGGCGATTCACCGTCCGTGTTGACGGCGACACCGTCGTCGACGGCGACGTCATCTTCACCGCCATCGGCAACACCCGCTCCTACGGCGGCGGGATGTTGATCACGCCGGACGCCGATCTGCACGACGGGCTGCTCGACGCGACGATTGCGACGAAGGTTCCCGGCGTCGGCCGGATGACACTGCTGCGCCTGCTGCCGACAGTGTTCAGCGGCAAGCACGTCGAGCAGGAGATGGTCCGCACCGCCCGCGGCAGCCGCATCGAAGTCGACTCGACCCCGCCGGCACTGGTCTCGGTGGACGGCGACATCGTCGGCCGACTGCCGGCGACGTTCGAGACCATCCCCGACGCAGTCCGCGTCCTGGTCCCGCGAACCGCCTAG